Proteins encoded by one window of Micromonospora coxensis:
- the cimA gene encoding citramalate synthase, which translates to MTFQVYDTTLRDGAQREGLSYSVVDKLAVARLLDELGVGFIEGGWPGAVPKDTEFFRRARTELDLKHAVLVAFGATRRAGVAVQDDPQVRGLLDAETPAIALVAKADIRHVERALRTTGAENLAMIRDTVAYLVAQGRRVFVDGEHFFDGWRHDPAYTASVVQAALDAGAERFVLCDTNGGMLPSQVTTAIADLTARTGVAPELLGIHCQNDTACAVANTIAAVEAGVRHVQGTANGYGERPGNADIFAVVANLQLKLGMPVLPEGCLEQMVRVSHAIAEIANIAPDTHQAYVGAAAFAHKAGLHASAIKVDPLLYNHVDPSVVGNDMRILVTEMAGRASVELKSRELGLDLAGHPEALSKVTSRVKELEAGGWSFEAADASFELLVRSELPDAAPARPFALESYRVLVEHREDGAVVSEATVKIRVRGERVIATAEGNGPINALDEALRVGLSRHYPELRAFELADYKVRILEGSHGTGAVTRVLVETADGTGRDWTTVGVHPNVVEASWHALVDALTYGLDRARV; encoded by the coding sequence ACGTTCCAGGTGTACGACACGACGCTGCGCGACGGCGCGCAGCGCGAGGGGCTCAGCTACTCGGTGGTCGACAAGCTGGCCGTGGCCCGGCTCCTCGACGAGCTGGGGGTGGGCTTCATCGAGGGCGGGTGGCCGGGCGCGGTCCCGAAGGACACCGAGTTCTTCCGCCGGGCGCGCACCGAGCTGGACCTGAAGCACGCCGTCCTGGTCGCCTTCGGCGCCACCCGCCGGGCCGGCGTGGCCGTGCAGGACGACCCGCAGGTGCGGGGCCTGCTCGACGCCGAGACCCCGGCGATCGCGCTGGTGGCCAAGGCCGACATCCGGCACGTCGAGCGGGCGCTGCGCACCACCGGCGCGGAGAACCTGGCCATGATCCGGGACACGGTGGCGTACCTGGTCGCCCAGGGCCGGCGGGTCTTCGTCGACGGCGAGCACTTCTTCGACGGGTGGCGGCACGACCCGGCGTACACCGCCTCGGTGGTCCAGGCGGCGCTCGACGCCGGGGCCGAGCGGTTCGTGCTCTGCGACACCAACGGCGGGATGCTGCCCTCGCAGGTCACCACGGCCATCGCCGACCTCACCGCGCGCACCGGCGTGGCGCCGGAACTGCTCGGCATCCACTGCCAGAACGACACCGCCTGCGCGGTGGCCAACACCATCGCCGCCGTCGAGGCCGGGGTCCGGCACGTCCAGGGCACCGCCAACGGGTACGGCGAGCGCCCCGGCAACGCCGACATCTTCGCGGTCGTCGCCAACCTTCAACTCAAGCTCGGCATGCCCGTCCTACCGGAGGGCTGCCTGGAACAGATGGTGCGGGTCTCGCACGCCATCGCCGAGATCGCCAACATCGCCCCCGACACCCACCAGGCGTACGTCGGGGCCGCGGCCTTCGCCCACAAGGCGGGGCTGCACGCGAGCGCGATCAAGGTCGACCCGTTGCTCTACAACCACGTGGACCCGTCGGTGGTGGGCAACGACATGCGGATCCTCGTCACCGAGATGGCCGGCCGGGCCAGCGTCGAGCTCAAGAGCCGCGAGCTGGGCCTGGACCTGGCCGGCCATCCGGAGGCGTTGTCGAAGGTGACCAGCCGGGTCAAGGAGCTGGAGGCGGGCGGGTGGTCGTTCGAGGCCGCCGACGCCTCGTTCGAGCTGCTGGTCCGCTCCGAACTGCCCGACGCGGCACCGGCGCGACCGTTCGCGCTGGAGTCGTACCGGGTGCTGGTCGAGCACCGCGAGGACGGCGCGGTGGTCTCCGAGGCCACCGTGAAGATCCGGGTACGCGGGGAGCGGGTAATCGCCACCGCCGAGGGCAACGGCCCGATCAACGCCCTCGACGAGGCGCTGCGGGTCGGGCTGTCCCGGCACTACCCGGAGCTGCGCGCCTTCGAGCTGGCCGACTACAAGGTGCGGATCCTGGAGGGCAGCCACGGCACCGGCGCGGTGACCCGGGTGCTGGTGGAGACCGCCGACGGCACCGGCCGGGACTGGACCACCGTGGGGGTGCACCCCAACGTGGTCGAGGCGTCCTGGCACGCCCTCGTCGACGCGCTCACCTACGGCCTGGACCGCGCCCGGGTCTGA
- a CDS encoding endonuclease/exonuclease/phosphatase family protein, giving the protein MLCWLAVAPGLAWAVVRLAGLERGPLVQALAFTPYVAVGSLAPLALALALRRRRAALVAALVALALIGAVAPRALASGQPDAAGPVLRLLTANLLKGSADARTLVDLVRRHRVDVLAVQEFTPQAQAELDRHGLAELLPHRQLNPEVGTTGSGLYARQPLTGGGFRRNPGFAFTQAYAWMTVPGAAPLRVESAHPAAPYGVEVVDDWFTDLRAQPRATPDGPLSILAGDFNATLDHAPLRALLDSGYVDAADAAGAGLAGTWGPYDGDPIPPVAIDHVLVDRRIAVRAVDVHPVPGSDHRAVLAELRLPAA; this is encoded by the coding sequence CTGCTCTGCTGGCTGGCGGTCGCGCCCGGCCTCGCCTGGGCGGTGGTCCGCCTCGCCGGGCTGGAGCGCGGCCCGCTGGTGCAGGCGCTGGCCTTCACCCCGTACGTCGCGGTGGGGAGCCTGGCGCCGCTGGCGCTGGCGCTCGCCCTGCGGCGTCGCCGGGCGGCGCTGGTCGCGGCCCTGGTGGCGCTGGCGCTGATCGGCGCGGTGGCGCCCAGGGCGCTGGCCTCCGGGCAGCCCGACGCGGCCGGGCCGGTGCTGCGGCTGCTCACCGCCAACCTGCTCAAGGGCTCCGCCGACGCCCGCACGCTGGTCGACCTGGTCCGCCGGCACCGGGTGGACGTGCTGGCCGTGCAGGAGTTCACCCCGCAGGCCCAGGCCGAACTGGACCGGCACGGGCTGGCCGAACTGCTGCCGCACCGGCAGCTCAACCCGGAGGTCGGCACCACCGGCTCGGGGCTCTACGCGCGCCAACCGCTCACCGGCGGCGGCTTCCGGCGCAATCCCGGCTTCGCGTTCACCCAGGCGTACGCGTGGATGACGGTCCCCGGCGCGGCGCCGCTGCGCGTCGAGTCGGCGCACCCGGCCGCCCCGTACGGCGTCGAGGTGGTCGACGACTGGTTCACCGACCTGCGGGCGCAGCCACGCGCCACCCCGGACGGGCCGCTGAGCATCCTCGCCGGGGACTTCAACGCCACCCTCGACCACGCTCCGCTACGCGCATTGCTGGACAGCGGGTACGTCGACGCGGCCGACGCCGCCGGGGCGGGGCTGGCCGGCACCTGGGGGCCGTACGACGGCGACCCGATCCCGCCGGTCGCCATCGACCACGTGCTGGTCGACCGGCGGATCGCCGTCCGCGCGGTCGACGTGCACCCGGTGCCGGGCAGCGACCACCGGGCGGTCCTCGCCGAACTGCGCCTCCCGGCCGCCTGA
- a CDS encoding AAA family ATPase, whose translation MTDISDTLASLPSPADPDPAGIELEQTLFEVKRVIVGQDRLVDRLLTALVADGHCLLEGVPGVAKTLAAQTLATVVGGTFSRIQFTPDLVPSDIVGTRIYRASQESFDVELGPIMANLVLADEINRAPAKVQSALLEAMAERQVSIGGRSWPVPEPFLVLATQNPIESEGVYQLPEAQRDRFLMKIVVDYPDDADELAILYRMSVEKPRARQVLDPVRLRDLQRRAARVFVHHAIAEYVVRLILATRDPGRFGLPELAPMLAYGASPRATLGLVAAARAQALLHGREYVLPEDVRDLAVDVLAHRLVLSFDAVADGVSAEAVVHRLVQAVPPPVLATGQPEHAPDLAAA comes from the coding sequence GTGACGGACATCTCGGACACCCTGGCCAGCCTGCCCAGCCCGGCCGATCCCGATCCGGCGGGCATCGAGTTGGAACAGACCCTCTTCGAGGTCAAACGCGTGATCGTCGGGCAGGATCGGCTCGTCGACCGCCTGCTCACCGCACTGGTCGCCGACGGGCACTGCCTGCTCGAAGGCGTCCCCGGCGTGGCCAAGACACTCGCCGCGCAGACCCTCGCCACGGTGGTCGGCGGGACGTTCTCCCGGATCCAGTTCACCCCCGACCTGGTCCCCTCCGACATCGTCGGCACCCGCATCTACCGGGCGTCGCAGGAGAGCTTCGACGTCGAGCTGGGCCCGATCATGGCCAACCTGGTGCTGGCCGACGAGATCAACCGGGCCCCGGCCAAGGTGCAGTCGGCGCTGCTGGAGGCGATGGCCGAGCGGCAGGTCTCGATCGGCGGTCGCAGCTGGCCGGTGCCGGAGCCGTTCCTGGTGCTCGCCACCCAGAACCCGATCGAGTCCGAAGGGGTGTACCAGCTGCCCGAGGCGCAGCGGGACCGCTTCCTCATGAAGATCGTCGTGGACTACCCGGACGACGCCGACGAACTGGCCATCCTCTACCGGATGAGCGTCGAGAAGCCCCGGGCCCGGCAGGTGCTCGACCCGGTGCGCCTGCGCGACCTGCAACGGCGTGCCGCCCGGGTCTTCGTCCACCACGCCATCGCCGAGTACGTCGTCCGGCTCATCCTCGCCACCCGCGACCCGGGCCGCTTCGGGCTGCCCGAGCTCGCGCCGATGCTCGCGTACGGGGCGAGCCCCCGGGCCACCCTCGGCCTGGTCGCCGCCGCCCGCGCCCAGGCGCTGCTGCACGGCCGGGAGTACGTGCTCCCCGAGGACGTCCGGGACCTCGCCGTGGACGTCCTCGCCCACCGGCTGGTGCTCTCCTTCGACGCGGTCGCGGACGGCGTCTCCGCCGAGGCGGTGGTGCACCGGCTCGTCCAGGCCGTGCCACCGCCCGTGCTGGCCACCGGGCAGCCCGAGCACGCACCCGACCTGGCGGCGGCATGA
- a CDS encoding DUF58 domain-containing protein → MRRAAVASQADPGLADLAPGERLRRLELTVTRRLDGLLQGQHRGLLPGPGSEIAGSREYRPGEDEVRRMDWAVTARTGVPHVREVDADRELTTWLLVDASPSMEFGTAELDKRELSVAAVAAVGFLTAGAGNRLGAQVLGPSGLRRFPARGGRTHLLSLLRTLLAAPRSGGHDGADHSPQPPDLGAALAATQRVATRRGLVVVVSDFLDGLPERHDEAAGWEPALRRLTARHQVLAVEITDPRELELPDVGLITLVDPETGRRREVWTGDAVLRRRYTDAAVAQRDQVRRALRRCGAAHLPLRTDRDWTADIVRHVHAQRRLAAAPAAAREGAA, encoded by the coding sequence ATGAGGCGGGCCGCCGTCGCGTCCCAGGCCGACCCGGGACTGGCCGACCTCGCCCCCGGCGAGCGGCTGCGCCGGCTGGAGCTGACCGTGACCCGACGCCTCGACGGCCTGCTCCAGGGACAGCATCGCGGACTGCTGCCCGGCCCGGGCAGCGAGATCGCCGGCAGCCGCGAGTACCGGCCCGGTGAGGACGAGGTGCGCCGGATGGACTGGGCGGTGACCGCCCGCACCGGCGTGCCGCACGTGCGCGAGGTCGACGCCGACCGGGAACTCACCACCTGGCTGCTGGTCGACGCCAGCCCCAGCATGGAGTTCGGCACCGCCGAGCTGGACAAGCGGGAGCTGTCGGTGGCCGCCGTCGCCGCGGTCGGCTTCCTCACCGCCGGGGCGGGCAACCGGCTCGGCGCCCAGGTGCTCGGCCCGTCCGGGCTGCGCCGCTTCCCGGCGCGCGGCGGGCGTACCCATCTGTTGAGCCTGCTGCGGACGCTGCTGGCCGCCCCGCGCTCCGGCGGCCACGACGGCGCCGACCACTCGCCGCAGCCACCGGACCTGGGCGCGGCACTGGCCGCGACGCAGCGGGTCGCCACCCGGCGGGGCCTGGTCGTGGTGGTCTCCGACTTCCTCGACGGACTGCCGGAGCGGCACGACGAGGCCGCCGGATGGGAGCCGGCGCTGCGCCGACTCACCGCCCGCCACCAGGTGCTGGCGGTCGAGATCACCGACCCGCGCGAGCTGGAGCTGCCCGACGTCGGCCTGATCACCCTGGTCGACCCGGAGACCGGCCGGCGGCGTGAGGTCTGGACCGGCGATGCGGTCCTGCGCCGGCGCTACACCGACGCCGCCGTCGCCCAGCGCGACCAGGTGCGCCGGGCGCTGCGCCGGTGCGGAGCGGCCCACCTGCCGCTGCGGACCGACCGGGACTGGACCGCCGACATCGTGCGCCACGTGCACGCCCAGCGTCGCCTCGCGGCGGCGCCCGCGGCGGCCCGGGAAGGTGCGGCGTGA
- a CDS encoding VWA domain-containing protein, giving the protein MSWQSPARLLLLFGVLALAVGYLLAQRRQSRYAVRFTNLRLLDRVAPARPAWRRHVPAGLFLAMLALLVVGFARPEAEVRVPRERATVMVAVDVSTSMLATDVEPDRLAAAKEAARRFVEGLPDEFNVGLVAFAGSAAVLVPPSTDREALDEGIDRLAEGITGVQGTAIGEAISASLGAVKSLDANAAKQPPPARIILLSDGANTSGMDPMEAASAAVTAKVPVHTISFGTPGGFVDRGGRPIQVPVDGQTLKAVAEDTGGRFHEAGTSQQLREVYEDIGSSVGWRKERQDVSARFIGLGLVFAMGAAAGSMRWFSRLP; this is encoded by the coding sequence GTGAGCTGGCAGTCACCGGCCCGGCTGCTGCTGCTGTTCGGGGTGCTCGCGCTGGCCGTCGGCTACCTGCTCGCCCAGCGCCGGCAGAGCCGCTACGCGGTCCGCTTCACCAACCTGAGGCTGCTCGACCGGGTCGCGCCGGCCCGCCCCGCCTGGCGGCGGCACGTGCCGGCCGGCCTCTTCCTGGCCATGCTGGCGCTGCTGGTGGTGGGCTTCGCCCGGCCGGAGGCCGAGGTGCGGGTGCCCCGGGAACGCGCCACCGTCATGGTCGCCGTCGACGTCTCCACCTCGATGCTCGCCACCGACGTGGAGCCGGACCGGCTGGCGGCGGCCAAGGAGGCGGCCCGCCGCTTCGTCGAGGGGCTGCCCGACGAGTTCAACGTCGGTCTGGTCGCCTTCGCCGGCAGCGCCGCGGTGCTGGTGCCGCCGAGCACCGACCGGGAGGCGCTGGACGAGGGGATCGACCGGCTCGCCGAGGGGATCACCGGCGTGCAGGGCACCGCGATCGGCGAGGCGATCAGCGCCTCGCTCGGCGCGGTCAAGAGCCTCGACGCCAACGCCGCCAAGCAGCCGCCGCCGGCCCGGATCATCCTGCTCTCCGACGGGGCGAACACCTCCGGCATGGACCCGATGGAGGCGGCCTCGGCCGCCGTGACGGCGAAGGTGCCGGTGCACACCATCTCGTTCGGCACCCCGGGCGGCTTCGTCGACCGGGGCGGCCGGCCCATCCAGGTGCCGGTGGACGGGCAGACCCTGAAGGCGGTCGCCGAGGACACCGGGGGCCGGTTCCACGAGGCGGGCACCAGCCAGCAACTGCGCGAGGTGTACGAGGACATCGGCTCCTCGGTGGGGTGGCGCAAGGAACGCCAGGACGTCTCCGCCCGGTTCATCGGCCTCGGGCTGGTGTTCGCGATGGGCGCCGCGGCCGGGTCGATGCGCTGGTTCTCCCGGCTGCCCTGA
- a CDS encoding S1C family serine protease produces MAVQTGLGEPRGPWFVSPELGPDGRPRWDVPGSGEDPSRRRWRGRLLTAAAVVALSTVSGAAAGGWVAGQGGAPGPTAASAAPVPAELVTAAQKTVPGVVSVMVGGGTRAGATGSGFAIDNQQHIITNDHILAKGGGGEVTVELPDGRRYAAEVVGREPGSDLAVLKVPTEAGLAPLPLAKPRSTRVGEPVLAVGSPLGLAGTVTAGIVSALDRQVRLGTNRRSAVQTDASINPGNSGGPLVNARGEVVGVNTAIATIDGNGSIGIGFAIPIDQVQQTADTIIGKGG; encoded by the coding sequence ATGGCAGTGCAGACCGGTCTGGGCGAGCCCCGGGGACCGTGGTTCGTCTCGCCCGAACTGGGCCCCGACGGGCGTCCCCGGTGGGACGTGCCGGGGTCGGGGGAGGACCCGTCCCGGCGGCGCTGGCGCGGCCGGCTGCTGACCGCGGCGGCGGTGGTGGCCCTCTCCACCGTCTCCGGCGCGGCGGCGGGCGGGTGGGTGGCCGGCCAGGGCGGGGCTCCGGGGCCGACGGCGGCCTCCGCCGCGCCGGTGCCGGCGGAACTGGTGACCGCCGCCCAGAAGACCGTGCCGGGGGTGGTGTCGGTGATGGTCGGCGGGGGTACCCGGGCGGGCGCCACCGGCTCCGGTTTCGCCATCGACAACCAGCAGCACATCATCACCAACGACCACATCCTGGCCAAGGGTGGCGGTGGCGAGGTGACCGTGGAGCTGCCCGACGGCCGCCGGTACGCCGCCGAGGTGGTCGGCCGGGAGCCGGGCAGCGACCTGGCGGTGCTGAAGGTGCCGACCGAGGCCGGCCTGGCGCCCCTGCCGTTGGCCAAGCCGCGCTCGACCCGGGTGGGGGAGCCGGTGCTGGCGGTCGGCTCGCCGCTCGGGCTGGCCGGCACGGTCACCGCGGGCATCGTCAGCGCGCTGGACCGCCAGGTGCGCCTGGGCACCAACCGGCGCAGCGCGGTGCAGACCGACGCCTCCATCAACCCGGGCAACTCCGGCGGTCCGCTGGTCAACGCCCGGGGCGAGGTGGTCGGGGTGAACACCGCGATCGCCACCATCGACGGCAACGGCTCGATCGGGATCGGGTTCGCCATCCCGATCGACCAGGTCCAGCAGACCGCCGACACGATCATCGGCAAA